In the genome of Kitasatospora cathayae, one region contains:
- a CDS encoding RluA family pseudouridine synthase has product MSTAAQNRSLPVPDGLEGERLDAALARMFGFSRTKAAELAAEGKVTLDGAVAGKSDRVTAGSWLEVEIPAPAAPVQIVAEPVDGMRIIHDDEDIVLVDKPVGVAAHPSPGWTGPTVIGGLAAAGYRISTSGAAERQGIVHRLDVGTSGLMVVAKSERAYTDLKRQFHDRVTDKRYHTLVQGHPDPLSGTVDAPIGRHPSSDWKWAVTRDGKPSVTHYDLIEAYRAASLMAIKLETGRTHQIRVHMSALRHPCVGDLTYGADPTLAKRLGLTRQWLHAVSLGFEHPSDGQWVEFSSEYPADLQKALDIIASES; this is encoded by the coding sequence GTGAGTACCGCAGCGCAGAACCGCAGCCTCCCCGTACCCGACGGCCTGGAGGGCGAGCGTCTCGACGCCGCCCTCGCCCGGATGTTCGGTTTCTCCCGGACCAAGGCCGCCGAGTTGGCCGCCGAGGGCAAGGTGACGCTCGACGGCGCCGTGGCCGGCAAGTCGGACCGGGTGACCGCCGGTTCCTGGCTGGAGGTCGAGATCCCCGCCCCCGCCGCCCCGGTGCAGATCGTGGCCGAGCCGGTCGACGGCATGCGGATCATCCACGACGACGAGGACATCGTGCTGGTCGACAAGCCGGTCGGCGTCGCCGCCCACCCGAGCCCCGGCTGGACCGGCCCCACCGTCATCGGCGGGCTCGCCGCGGCCGGCTACCGGATCTCGACGTCCGGTGCCGCCGAGCGCCAGGGCATCGTGCACCGGCTGGACGTCGGCACCTCGGGGCTGATGGTCGTCGCCAAGTCCGAGCGCGCCTACACCGACCTCAAGCGGCAGTTCCACGACCGGGTCACGGACAAGCGCTACCACACGCTGGTCCAGGGGCACCCGGACCCGCTGAGCGGCACCGTCGACGCGCCGATCGGGCGCCACCCCAGCTCGGACTGGAAGTGGGCGGTGACCCGCGACGGCAAGCCGTCGGTCACCCACTACGACCTGATCGAGGCGTACCGGGCGGCCTCGCTGATGGCCATCAAGCTGGAGACCGGGCGCACCCACCAGATCCGCGTCCACATGTCCGCGCTGCGGCACCCCTGCGTGGGCGACCTGACGTACGGCGCCGACCCGACGCTGGCGAAGCGGCTCGGGCTGACCCGGCAGTGGCTGCACGCCGTCTCGCTCGGCTTCGAGCACCCGTCGGACGGGCAGTGGGTCGAGTTCAGCAGCGAGTACCCGGCCGACCTGCAGAAGGCGCTGGACATCATCGCTTCGGAGAGCTGA